A window of Trueperaceae bacterium genomic DNA:
CTGGGTCGTCATCGACGCAGCCGGCCAGCGCGTGGGGCGCCTCGCCACCCAGATCGCCTCGGTCCTCAAGGGCAAGCACAAGCCCACCTACACCCCCAACCAGCCCGGCGGCGATTTCGTCATCGTGATCAACGCCGAGAAGGTGCAGTTCACGGGCCGCAAGCTCGACCAGAAGGTGTACCGCCGCTACACGGGTTACCAGGGCGGCCTCAAGGAGACCACGGCGCGGGAGATGCTCGACAAGCACCCCGTCCGCGTCCTCGAGCACGCCGTCTGGGGCATGCTGCCCAAGACCCGCATGGGGCGGCGGCTCATCCGGCGCCTCAAGGTGTACGCCGGCGAGGCGCACCCGCACCAGGCTCAGCAGCCGAAGAGGATGGAGTTGGCTTGATGGAGCAGTTCTACGGTACCGGCCGCCGCAAGGAGGCCGTCGCTCGCGTGTTCCTCCGCCCAGGCAACGGCCGCATCTCGGTCAACGGGCGCGAGTTCCAGGAATACTTCCGGGGCATCCTCGCCGGGGTGCAGGCCCTCGAACCCCTGAAGGACACCAACACCGCCGGGCGCTACGACGCCTACATCACCGTCAAGGGTGGCGGTCCGAGCGGTCAGGCCGACGCCATCAAGCTCGGGGTGGCCCGGGCGCTCCTCAAGGTCGACCCCAACTACCGCCCGGTGCTCAAGGACAGGGGCCACCTGACGCGCGACGCCCGCATCGTGGAGCGCAAGCTCTACGGCCTCAAGAAGGCCCGGCGCGCGCCGCAGTACAGCAAGCGGTGATCCCGGTCCGGCCTCGCCGCTGAAGTTGAGGCCGCAACAGAACGCCACGTCGCGAGGCGCCCACCGCGGGCGCCTCGCTCGCTCGTGCGGAGGGCACGCCTCGCGGCCCCCGAGCGCGCACGGGAGGGAGCGTAGGTGAGCGTAGTCCAAGCGGTGGTGTTGGGCGTCGTGCAGGGCCTGACGGAGTTCCTGCCCGTCTCCAGTTCGGGACACCTGGTGTTGGCCCACTACTTCCTGGGTTGGGGCGATTCCCTGGGGCTTTGGGTCGACATCGCCACCAACACGGGCACCCTGCTGGCGGTGCTCGTCTACCTGCGCCGCGACGTTGCCCTCGCGATCGGCGGCTTCGTACGCGGCCTCGGGTCCGGTGCCGCGCGCCGCGAGCCCGGCTGGCGCCTCGCGCTCCTGGTGCTGGCAGGCTCCGTGCCGACCGCCGCCCTGGCGCTCGCGTTCAAGCCGGTCTTCGAGCGGTTCAACGCCCCGCTGCCGGTGGCCATCGCGCTGACGGTCACCGGGTTCATCCTCTGGTTCGCCCCCCGCCAGGGGGTCAAGCACGACGTGGCCAGGGTGACCTTCCGCGACGCCGTCGTCGCCGGGGTGGTGCAGGGCCTCGCCGTCATACCGGGCATCTCGCGGAGCGGCTCGACCATCTCGGCGCTGCTCTGGCGGGGCGCCGACAAGGACCTCGCCCCGAGGCTCTCGTTCCTGCTCTACCTGGTGGTCTCGTTCGGCGTTGCCGTGCTCGGTGTCCGCGACGTCATGACGGCAGACGTCGAACTCCTGCCGCTCATCGCCATGGTGGCCGCCTCGTTCGCGGTCGGTTACGTTGCCCTCGGTTCCGTGTTCGCCGTGCTCCGCCGGGGCCGCTTCCGGCTCTTCTCGCCCTACCTCTGGGCCCTCTCCGCCTTCACGCTCCTCCACCTCGCGTTCAACGGGTGACGGGCCCGCGCCGCGGACCGCGCTGCGGCGCGGGCGAGCGCCGCAGCGCGCGCCGCGGGCAGAAAAGCGCGCTGGGGACGCGGAGGGCGACGTTTCCGGCCCCGACCACCGCGCTATGATGCCCGTATAGGAGGCGCCTCCATGGAAGTCGTCACCCGGATCGCCCCCTCGCCGACAGGGGACCCGCACGTCGGCACCGCCTACATCGGGCTGTTCAACTACGCCTTCGCCCGCAAGCACGGCGGACGCTTCGTCTTCCGCCTGGAAGACACGGACCGCCAGCGCTACCAGGCGGGCGCGGAGGCGCTCATCCTCGAGATGTTCGCCTGGCTCGGCATCGAGCCCGACGAGGGGCCGGTGAAGGGCGGTCCGAACGGCCCGTACCGGCAGAGCGAGCGGCTAGCCGTCTACCAGGAGCACGTCGCCACGCTCCTGGCCGGCGGCCACGCCTACCGGGCGTTCGAGACCACGGAGGAGCTCGACGCCATGCGCGCCGATCAGAAGCGTCGCGGCCTGCCGCTGGGTTACGACGGACGCGGCCGCGACCTGCCCGCCGCGGAGCAGGAGCGGCGCCACGCCGCGGGCGAGGCGAACGTGGTGAGGCTCGTCACGCCGGACGAGGGCGCCACCACGTTCGTCGACCGCCTGCGCGGCGAGGTGACGATCCCCAACTCGGAGATCCGCGACCCGGTGATCCTCAAGAGCGACGGCTACCCCACGTACCACCTCGCGAACGTCGTCGACGACCACCTCATGGGCGTGACCCACGTGATCCGCGCCGAGGAGTGGATCACGAGCACGCCGATCCACGTCCTCCTCTACCGCGCCTTCGGCTGGCGGCCGCCCGAGTTCGTGCACATGCCGCTCCTGCGCAACCCCGACCGCAGCAAGGTCAGCAAGCGCAAGCTCGACACCTCCGTCGACTCGTACCGCCGGCAAGGTTACCTGCCGGAGGCGCTCCTCAACTTCCTGGCCAACATGGGCTGGAGCATGCCGGACGGCCGCGAGTACTTCAGCGTCGCCGAGATGATCGCCGAGTTCGACATCGACCGCGTGTCGCTCGGCGGACCGGTGTTCGACCTGAAGAAGCTACGCAACGTCAACGCCAAGTACCTGCGCGACGTCCTCGCGCTGGAGGACGTCGCCCGGCGCGTGACGCCCCTCTTGGAGGCGGAAGGGTACGTCCCCGACGACGAGGACTACCTCCTCGACGTGGTGGACGTGCTGAGGCCGCGCGCCGAGACGCTGACCGAGATCGTCGAGCAGGCGGGCTACTTCTTCGCCACCACCCTGCGCTACGACGAGGGCGCCCGCAGGCAGCTCGCTGCCGGGCAGAAGTACCTGCAGGACGTCGAGCGCGAGCTCTCTATGCTCGAGTTCTTCGACTTCGACGGCGTCGACGACATGCTGCGCGATTACGTCCAGGCGCAGAGCGCCAGCATGGGCAAGGTGCTCATGCCGCTGCGCGCCGCCCTGACGGGCACCACCAACGCGCCGGGCGTGACCGACCTCATCGTCATCCTCGGCAAGCGCGAGGCGCTCAGGCGGATCGGCCAGGCCCTCACGTTCATCGACGCTGGCCTGCCGGACGACGACCCCGCGCGCCTCCTCGAGGAGGAGAAGGCCCGCAAGGCGGCCGCGGCGGCGGCGCAGAAGAGCCGCGTCAAGAGCGTCGGGGCGGCCGCCTTACAGGCGCACGGCGCCAAGGACGGCACGCCGTGAGTTGGTTCGACCGGCTGAGGCAGGGTCTCGGACGGACGCGCACGGCCACGTTCGGCGCCCGCGGCGCCGCGTGGGAGATGGATTGGGAGGACCTCGAACTCGCCCTCATTGGCGCCGACGTCGGCGGCAAGCTGGCGGCCCAAGTCGTCGCCGAGGCGCGGACCGAACGCGAGCGCGGCACGCCGTTCAGGGAGGCGCTCGAGAAGGCGCTCCTCGACCAGCTCGAGCCCGACCGCCTGCGCCAGAAGCTGCGGCGGGTCGGGTTCTCGCTCGACGTGACCCGCAACGTGGTCGAGCCCGCCGGTCACGTGGTGATGGTCGTGGGCGTCAACGGCGTGGGAAAGACGACCACCATCGCGAAACTCGGCAACTACTACCGCCAGCACGGTCGCAGCGTGATGTTCGCCGCCGGCGACACGTTCCGCGCGGCGGGGAGCGCTCAGCTGGCCGTCTGGGGCGAGCGGCTCGACATCCCGACGGTCACGGGCCCCGACGGCGGCGACCCCGGCGCGGTGGCGTTCGACGCCGCGCAGCAGCGCAAGGCGCGGGGCACGGACCTGCTGCTCGTCGACACGGCGGGCCGCCTTCACACCAAGCACAACCTGATGGAGGAACTCAAGAAGGTCAAGCGCGTCATCGCCAAGGCAGACGAGCGCGAGCCGCGCGACACCTGGTTGGTCCTCGACGCCGTCACGGGCCAGAACGGACTCGAGCAGGCGCGGCGCTTCCACGAGGCCGTCACCCTCACGGGCGTGATCGTCACCAAGCTCGACGGCACCGCCAAGGGCGGCATCCTGCTCCCCATCACGCGCGAACTGGGCATCCCCATCAAGTTCATCGGCGTCGGCGAGGCGCAAGACGACCTGCAGCCGTACGACGCTGCCGCTTACGTGCGGGCCCTCCTCGACATGCCGCCGGTCGCGGCCTGAGCCGCGCAGCGTGACGGGACCCGTCCTCGTCGTCAGCGCCACCCAGGGCGAGGTGGCGCCCCTCGAGGCGGCCCTCGCCGACGTCGCGCCGCTCACGCCCCGCGAGGCCACGCGGCCCGCGACGTGGTGGGACCGGCGCCAGGGCCGCTGGGGCGGGCTGCAGGTGGTGCTGGTGACCACCGGCGTCGGCAAGGCCAACGCCGCTGCGGCCACCGCGCTCGCCATCGACCGCGTCGCGCCGCGCTGCGTGCTGCTCCTCGGCATCGGCGGGGCGTATCCGGGCTCCGGGTTGGGTATCGGTGAGGTGGCGTTGGCGGCGAGCGAGACGCAGGTCGACAGCGGGGTCGGGCACGGTCCGTCCTGGGAGGGCCTCGACGCCGTCGGCTTCCCCCTGCTGGCCACCGACCCGCCCAGCTACAACCGCCTCTGGTTCGACCAGCGCTTCGTGAGCCGCGTGGCGCGCGAGCTCGGCGTGCGGGCCGTGCCGTTCGGCACGAGCGAGGCGCTGACGGCGGACGTCGGGCGAGCCGAGTGGCTCGCGCGTCGGCACGGCGTGGCGGTGGAGTCGATGGAGGGTGGCGCCGTCGCGCAGGTCGCGCTGGGGTTCGGGGTGCCGCTCGTGCAGCTGCGGGGCGTCGCGAACGCGGTCGGCGTCCGCGACAAGGCGCACTGGAACATGAAGGCCGCAGTGGCCAACTCGTGCGAGGTCGCCAAGCGCGCCCTCACCCTACTGGAGGTGGCGTGATGGAGTTCCTCGCGGCGGTGCCCGTCTGGGTCTACTTCGTGATGATCCTGCTCACGTACGTGGTGGTCCACGTGCTCACGTTCGACCCGGCGCGGCTGCTTCCCGCCGGCCGCGCGTTCCTGGGGCGCATGGGTTCGGCCGTCCTGCTGCTCGTGGCGCTCGTGCTGTTCCGGCGCGAGGAGCCGCTCACACTCCTGCTCGCCCTCGGCCTGGCGGCGCTCGGCGGCTTCCTGAGCGGCCGCTCGACCCATCCCCCGAAGCCTGTCGCCGCCCGCGGCAAGGGGGGCGGGAAAGGCGCCTGAACGTATAATCCCCGCATGGGACTAGTCACGGGACTTGAGATCCTCGCGGCGGCTCGCGCCGGGGGTTACGGCGTCGGCGCCTTCAACACCAACGACCTCGAGATCACGCAGGCCATCATCGAGGCGGCGGAGGAAGAGCGGAGTCCCGTCATCGTGGCGCTGTCCGAGGGGGCACTCAAGTTCGCGGGGCCCGCGCTCGTCGAGATCGTCAAGTACCTGGGCGGCGGGGCGCGCGTCCCGGTGGCCATCCACCTCGACCACGGCTCGAGCTACGCCTCCTGCCTCAGGGCGATCCGGCTGGGTTTCACGTCGGTGATGATCGACATGTCGCACGAGGACGAGGCCGCCAACGTGGCGGAGACGCGCCGGGTCGTGGAGGCCGCGCACGCAGTGGGGGTCACGGTCGAGGCCGAGATCGGCCGCCTGGGGGGCATAGAGGAGCACGTCAACGTCAGCGCGGAGGAGGCCACCCTCACGCATCCGGACGAGGCGCAACGCTTCATGGCCGAGACCGGCGCCGACTACCTCGCGGTTGCCATCGGCACCTCGCACGGCGCCTACAAGGGCAAGGGCCGCCCGTTCATCGACCACGCGCGCATCAAGGCCATCGCCGCGCTGGTGCCGCAACCGCTCGTCATGCACGGCGCGTCCGGCGTCCCGCAGGACCTCGTCGTCCGCCTGCGGGAGGCCGGCGGGGTCATGGGCGACGCGCTCGGCATCCACGAGGACGACGTGCGTCAGGCCGTTGGCGAGGGTATCGCCAAGATAAACACCGACACCGACCTGCGGCTCGCCTTCACCACACGGGTGCGGGAGGTGCTGGCCGCCAAGCCGGCCGAGTTCGACCCGCGCAAGATCCTGGGGCCCGCCCGCGACGAGATGCGTCGCGTCGTGGCGGAGCGCATGCGCCTGTTCGGTTCGGCGGGCCGGGCGGGGTGAGGCCCGGGGCGTTACGGCACCGGCGCCCGGCGGGGCGCCCCTAGCGCCCGCTGAGGCGCCCCTAGGTCGCGGGTCCCTCGCCCCTGGCCCCCTCGTCGTCCCTGGCGGGCGCCACGAGCACCGTCTTGTGGTGGGCGAACTCGACAGCGCCCGGCGCGGCGCCCTTCCGGCGCCACACGTTCTTGCGCTCCGTGTAGTCGACGGCGACGCGCGCCTCGCGCCGCGCCTCCGAGTGGCCCGCGGCGAGGCGCGCGGCGAACAGGAGCGTCTCGAACGGCACCTCCCTGCCGGCCGACCGCACGATCACGTGCGACCCGCGGTACCCCTGCGCGTGCAGCCAGAGGTCGCGGCTCTTGGCGAGAGCGAAGGTGACCCGGTCGTTGTCGCGGGCGTTGCGTCCGACCACCACCTCGAAGCCGTGCGGGCCCTGGAAGGTGATGCCCGGCGTTGCCGGGCGCCGCACTGGGCCGCGCCCGGCAACGGCTCCGCTTGCCCCCTCGCGGGTCGCCAGTGCCTCGGCGACGGCGCCGGGAGGCAGCTCCGCCAGGCCGGCGACGGCGTTCTCGGCGGCCGTGACCGCCGCCAGCAGCGCGCTGCGCCCCTCGGCGGCACGCTCGGCCCTGGCTTCGCGCCGGCGCGCCTGGTCGTAGCGGGCGGCGGCGTTCGCCGCGACGGAGCGGCGCGGGTCGAGGTCGAGATCGACCACCTCGCCGCCCCAGCCGGCCAGGCGTACACGCGCGGCGCCGGGCGGCACCTCTCCCACGCGGGCGAGCAGCAGGTCGGCCTCGGCACGCAGTTCCCGCGCCGCGGCGCCGGCGGCGAGCGCGGCGTCGGCGTCCGCCAGGCGCCGCCGCGCCAACGTCAGCTCCTTCTTGAGCCGATGTCCGAGGCGCTCCCGTTGCCGCGCCAGGCGCTGGGCGTCGGCCGCGGCGCGCGCGTCCGCGTCCGCGCCCGCGGCCCACCTGGCCAGGCAGGCGCTCGGCCGCGCCACGAGCGCCGCGAGCTCCCTGATGACCGCCGCGAGCGCCGCTCCGCCGAGGGCGGTGTCCGGCGCGATGCCTGCGGCCGCGAGCGCGCCGCGCAGCGCCGCAGCGAGCTCGGGTCCGATCCCGTCCACCAGCCTGGGGACGTCTGCTAGCGTCCTGCCCTCGAGCAGGCCGGCCAGTGCCGCCGGCCCGGCGCTGCGCGGGTCGGCCTTCCTGTAGGGCGGCGGCGGGGCGTACGCCCCGCCGACCTTGAGCTCGCGGTAGCGGTTGCGGTCGGCGAGCACCTGCCGCTCCACCCCGACGATCCGCCGACCCTCCACCAGGAGCAGGTTGGCGTTGCGGCCGGTGAGCTCCACGACGAGGTCGACCCCGGGGGTGGGGACGAAGCCGGGGGCGGCGCCGAAGGCCAAGGTGACGACGCGGTCGAGCGCTGCCTGCGTCGCGCCCGTGAGGGGACCAGCAGCGCGCGCCGCCAGCTGCTGCTGGAAGGGGGTCAGGGCCCGCGAGGGGGCCGGGTAGTCCGGCCTGACGAGGAGGTACGGCCGCGGCGGTCGGCTGTTCAGCCAGAGCGCGCCGCCCGCCGTCAGGGGGAGCACCGCCGTGCGGTCGTCCGGGAAGCGCCACGCCAGGCGCTCGGCCGGCAACAGCGGCGTGAGCGCGCGGAGCTGTTCGTCGATCAGGAGCCCGTCCACGCGTCCGCCGTCCTCGGTTCGGTTCGGGTCAGTTCAGCACGCGTTCGAAGCCGCCGAGGCGGTCCCTGGCACCCTCGACGTACTGCTTCAGGGGCAGGTACCAGTCGCTGCCCGCCTCGGTGTGCTCGAGGGCGGCGCGGGCGTGGAGCAGCACGCGCTCCGTGTACTGCTCGCCCATCTGCGAGTAGACGTCCGCCAGCATCTGCTGCGCGGCAACCCAGAACGGGTCTCCCGTCTGGCTGGCGCTCAGCGCCTGCTCGTACCAGGCGGCCGCCTCCTCGAGGCGGTAGTACTCGAACGCGACGCTGCCGAGCGTGATGCAGGCCGGGGCGGTGGCGCCGAGCTCCAGCGCCTCGCGCGCGAGGTCGCCGGCCGCGTCGAGTTCGCCCCGCCTGAGGCGCACATCGGCCAGGTCTGCCAGCGCGTCGCCCCGGTGCGAGTACGAGGGATCCGTGACGACCTCGCCCAGGAGCGCCTCGGCCTCGCTCAGTCGGTCGCACTCGATGTAGGCGTACGCCGCCTCGTGCTGCGTGAAGGCGCGGTGCTCGGCCGGGACGGTCTCGAGGGCGGCGGCGAACGCCGCCACCGCCTCGTCGGAGCGGCCCGCCGCCGTGAGGGCCTGCGCCGTGGCGAAGGCGACGCTGTAGGTGGGGCCGCCCTGCTCGTCGTCGAGGAGCGCCGCCTCGCGCAGGTACTGCAGCGCCAGGTTCGGGTTGTCGAGGTCCAGGTGAGCGCGCCCGAGCAGGTAACGGTGGACGGCGCGCTCCTGCTCCTGCAGGCGGTCGTCGGGGGTGGCCGCCAGGTGCTCGAGGGCCTCCTCCGTCCGGTACAGCTCGACGAGGGCGCCCGCCAGGCTGAGCCGCTCGGCGCCCTTCTCGAGCTCGGGCGCCTGCTGGACCGAGAAGGTGAAGGCGCCGGCCGCCTCCTCCCACTCGCCCAGCACCTCGGCGCACTGTCCGAGCAGGGACCAGCGGCGCCACTCGAGGTAGGCGGGCAGGACGCCGGGGCCGAGCGCCCGCAGGCGCCTGGCCGCGCTCTTGGCGGCGTCGACGGTGAAGAGGGCCGCCGCCGCGTGGTAGGAGGCGACCGGGTCGAACGCGGGGGCGCGGTCGTCGGTCCCCGGCTGCTCCGGCACCTCCCGCAGGCCCCGTTTGACGTCGCTGAGGGGAGCGCCGCGGTAGGCGGCGAACTCCCAGAACAGGGCGCGGTAGAGGGGGCGCGACGCCAGCTTGGGATCGGCGCCGACGGCGTTGCGCAGCGCGGGCTGGCCGTTCTCCAGCCCCTCGTCGCCGTACAGGGCGTAGACGGCGGCGAGCTGCAGCCAAGCCTGGCCGCTATGGGTCCGGTCCGCCCCACGCTTCACGGCACTCTCCAGCACGGCGAAGGCCACGTCGTACTGCCCCTTGGCTAGCGCCTCGTGAGCCGAGCCCAGGTCGGGCGCGCGCTGACGCCTGAAAAGCATGCGCCAGGTTACCACGCCCCTCCGTCCAGGACGCGAAGAGCGCCACAACCGCGCGGGCGGGGATGGCCGGTCAGAGGAGCAGTAGCTCCTCCACCCCGCTCCCGGCCGCGACGCTCGGGAACGCGCGGTGGAACGTCTCGACAAGGATCCGTGCCGGCTGCTCGCGCATGAAGCCGAGCACCGAGAGCGCCTGCGTCTCGTGACATCCCATGGCCGCGAGCTTGCTCGCCAGCTCCTCGCCGGCCGGCGCCGCGTGGGTGGGGGGCAGCCACCGTCGCCGCATCTCGTCCTCTTCCAGGAAACCGGGGCGCTGCGGGCCTTCGAAGCGGCGGGGATTGGCGAAGTAGTAGACGCGCTCCGGGCGCTCCGGCGTCACCTCGAGCGCCTCCAGGACGATCTCGTTCGTGAGGCAATGGTCCGGGTGGCCGTTGGCGCCGTTGGGAGGGAACGTGAGCACCGCGCGCGGCCGCGTCCGCTCCAGCACGCTGGCGACGGCGGCGACCAGCTCCGACCTGTCGACGCCGGCCAGCCCGGGGTGGGGCGGCAGGCCCCGGTCGGCGTCGGGCACGTAGTCCTGGTGGTCGAGGATCGTCACGTCCTGCACGCCGAGCGCCGCCAGCGCGGCGCGGAGCTCCGCCTCGCGCCGCGCCGCCAGGCCGTCGCGGCTGGTGAGCCCGAGCGTGCGGCCCGCCGCGCCGCGCGTGAGCGTGAGGGTGGCCGCCCGGCCGCTCCGGGCGGTGCGGGCGAGCATGGCGCCGGAACCGAAGACCTCGTCGTCGGGGTGCGGCACGATGAGCAGCAGGTCGGTGCGGGGTGCGCTTGCCATCCGGCTACCCTATCGCGCGAGCGGCCCGCCGGCGCTCGTACACGCCCGCCATCTTGCCGCCGGGACGCGGAAGGGGCATCATCGGGGGAGGGCCCTCCGGTCGACCTGTCGACGGGGCTCGCCAACGTCGGGGAAGGGAGCGCCTCAGGTGCTCGATCACACGCCGCGCACGGGCGGACCGTTCGCCTCCGTACGGAGGTTCCTGCCACAGGCTCGCGACTACAACCTGAAACACGCGAAGGTGGACGTCCTCGCCGGCGTGACGGTGGCGTTCGTGGCCCTCCCCCTGGCGCTCGGCTTCGGCGTCACGGCGGGGGCCGGCGCCACCGCCGGCATCGTGACCGCCATCGTTGCCGGCGTGATCGCCGCCTTCTTCGGGGGATCGAACTTCCAGGTCACGGGCCCGACCGGCGCCATGACGGCCGTCCTCCTGCCCATCGTGGCCCATCACGGGCCCGGCGCCCTGCCCATCTTGGGCATCGGCGCCGGCCTGATCCTCATCGCGTTGGGGCTTGCCGGCATCGGGCGCTACGTCCACTTCATCCCCTGGCCGGTCGTTACCGGGTTCACGAACGGCATCGCCGTCATCATCTTCCTGCAGCAGCTGCCCAACGTGCTCGGCGTGAAGGCGCCTCTCGGGGAGAGCATCGTGTTCATCAGCGTCCAGACCGTGCGGGAGTTCCTCGCGCGCCCCGGCTACCTCCCGGCGAGCCTCGCGCTCCTCACCGTGGTGGCCATGCTGGCGTGGGGGCGCGTGCGCGCCCTCGGCGGGGTCCCTGCCAGCATGGCGGCGCTCGTCATCGTCACCCTCGTCTCGCTGCTGCCCCCGTTCGAGGCGGTGGCGCGCATCGGCGAGATCCCCCGCTCCCTCCCCCTGCCGGCGCTCCCCGACCTCGCGCTGAGCGGCGCCTGGGTCGAGCTCACGCGCGCCGCCATCGCCGTGGCGGTGCTGGCGGCGCTCGAGAGCCTCTTGTGCGCGGTGGTGGCCGACGGCATGACCGTCGGCGAGAAGCACGATCCCGACCGCGAACTCGTGGGGCAGGGGCTCGGCAACATCGCCGCGGGGCTGTTCGGCGGGCTCCCCTCCACGGCGGCGCTCGCGCGCACCGCCGTGAACGTGCG
This region includes:
- the ftsY gene encoding signal recognition particle-docking protein FtsY, which produces MSWFDRLRQGLGRTRTATFGARGAAWEMDWEDLELALIGADVGGKLAAQVVAEARTERERGTPFREALEKALLDQLEPDRLRQKLRRVGFSLDVTRNVVEPAGHVVMVVGVNGVGKTTTIAKLGNYYRQHGRSVMFAAGDTFRAAGSAQLAVWGERLDIPTVTGPDGGDPGAVAFDAAQQRKARGTDLLLVDTAGRLHTKHNLMEELKKVKRVIAKADEREPRDTWLVLDAVTGQNGLEQARRFHEAVTLTGVIVTKLDGTAKGGILLPITRELGIPIKFIGVGEAQDDLQPYDAAAYVRALLDMPPVAA
- the rpsI gene encoding 30S ribosomal protein S9, with the translated sequence MEQFYGTGRRKEAVARVFLRPGNGRISVNGREFQEYFRGILAGVQALEPLKDTNTAGRYDAYITVKGGGPSGQADAIKLGVARALLKVDPNYRPVLKDRGHLTRDARIVERKLYGLKKARRAPQYSKR
- the fba gene encoding class II fructose-1,6-bisphosphate aldolase; this encodes MGLVTGLEILAAARAGGYGVGAFNTNDLEITQAIIEAAEEERSPVIVALSEGALKFAGPALVEIVKYLGGGARVPVAIHLDHGSSYASCLRAIRLGFTSVMIDMSHEDEAANVAETRRVVEAAHAVGVTVEAEIGRLGGIEEHVNVSAEEATLTHPDEAQRFMAETGADYLAVAIGTSHGAYKGKGRPFIDHARIKAIAALVPQPLVMHGASGVPQDLVVRLREAGGVMGDALGIHEDDVRQAVGEGIAKINTDTDLRLAFTTRVREVLAAKPAEFDPRKILGPARDEMRRVVAERMRLFGSAGRAG
- a CDS encoding glutamate--tRNA ligase; this encodes MEVVTRIAPSPTGDPHVGTAYIGLFNYAFARKHGGRFVFRLEDTDRQRYQAGAEALILEMFAWLGIEPDEGPVKGGPNGPYRQSERLAVYQEHVATLLAGGHAYRAFETTEELDAMRADQKRRGLPLGYDGRGRDLPAAEQERRHAAGEANVVRLVTPDEGATTFVDRLRGEVTIPNSEIRDPVILKSDGYPTYHLANVVDDHLMGVTHVIRAEEWITSTPIHVLLYRAFGWRPPEFVHMPLLRNPDRSKVSKRKLDTSVDSYRRQGYLPEALLNFLANMGWSMPDGREYFSVAEMIAEFDIDRVSLGGPVFDLKKLRNVNAKYLRDVLALEDVARRVTPLLEAEGYVPDDEDYLLDVVDVLRPRAETLTEIVEQAGYFFATTLRYDEGARRQLAAGQKYLQDVERELSMLEFFDFDGVDDMLRDYVQAQSASMGKVLMPLRAALTGTTNAPGVTDLIVILGKREALRRIGQALTFIDAGLPDDDPARLLEEEKARKAAAAAAQKSRVKSVGAAALQAHGAKDGTP
- a CDS encoding PIG-L family deacetylase, giving the protein MASAPRTDLLLIVPHPDDEVFGSGAMLARTARSGRAATLTLTRGAAGRTLGLTSRDGLAARREAELRAALAALGVQDVTILDHQDYVPDADRGLPPHPGLAGVDRSELVAAVASVLERTRPRAVLTFPPNGANGHPDHCLTNEIVLEALEVTPERPERVYYFANPRRFEGPQRPGFLEEDEMRRRWLPPTHAAPAGEELASKLAAMGCHETQALSVLGFMREQPARILVETFHRAFPSVAAGSGVEELLLL
- a CDS encoding SulP family inorganic anion transporter, producing the protein MLDHTPRTGGPFASVRRFLPQARDYNLKHAKVDVLAGVTVAFVALPLALGFGVTAGAGATAGIVTAIVAGVIAAFFGGSNFQVTGPTGAMTAVLLPIVAHHGPGALPILGIGAGLILIALGLAGIGRYVHFIPWPVVTGFTNGIAVIIFLQQLPNVLGVKAPLGESIVFISVQTVREFLARPGYLPASLALLTVVAMLAWGRVRALGGVPASMAALVIVTLVSLLPPFEAVARIGEIPRSLPLPALPDLALSGAWVELTRAAIAVAVLAALESLLCAVVADGMTVGEKHDPDRELVGQGLGNIAAGLFGGLPSTAALARTAVNVRSGARTRLASIVHGLTLLVVILFLAPLAGRIPLAVLGGILMVVAVRMVEREAASLILRSTKSDAFVLVLTMLVTIFFDLILAIEVGLVAAAILFIVRMSNMFTVDPISLAGDGPHHDDATQVAAEQALLAKHVVAYRVDGPVFFGAAERFIDQLVKVDQGIRVVVLRLKRVPVMDATGVTALRAIHDRLSRRGIALLISGLQPQPKALLRRMGVYEELTRDGTADFVTTEQAIAVAAERAPTAGP
- a CDS encoding undecaprenyl-diphosphate phosphatase: MSVVQAVVLGVVQGLTEFLPVSSSGHLVLAHYFLGWGDSLGLWVDIATNTGTLLAVLVYLRRDVALAIGGFVRGLGSGAARREPGWRLALLVLAGSVPTAALALAFKPVFERFNAPLPVAIALTVTGFILWFAPRQGVKHDVARVTFRDAVVAGVVQGLAVIPGISRSGSTISALLWRGADKDLAPRLSFLLYLVVSFGVAVLGVRDVMTADVELLPLIAMVAASFAVGYVALGSVFAVLRRGRFRLFSPYLWALSAFTLLHLAFNG
- the rplM gene encoding 50S ribosomal protein L13; this encodes MFHCDASAILISQPGGLQHGEARVTCRLQRRGRRLRPGTHPRRRRPLANTALYTPRQRVLECPLASRLAAPPGQARPFSQSRRKDVTNVKTYFPTEPTHDWVVIDAAGQRVGRLATQIASVLKGKHKPTYTPNQPGGDFVIVINAEKVQFTGRKLDQKVYRRYTGYQGGLKETTAREMLDKHPVRVLEHAVWGMLPKTRMGRRLIRRLKVYAGEAHPHQAQQPKRMELA
- the mqnB gene encoding futalosine hydrolase; the protein is MTGPVLVVSATQGEVAPLEAALADVAPLTPREATRPATWWDRRQGRWGGLQVVLVTTGVGKANAAAATALAIDRVAPRCVLLLGIGGAYPGSGLGIGEVALAASETQVDSGVGHGPSWEGLDAVGFPLLATDPPSYNRLWFDQRFVSRVARELGVRAVPFGTSEALTADVGRAEWLARRHGVAVESMEGGAVAQVALGFGVPLVQLRGVANAVGVRDKAHWNMKAAVANSCEVAKRALTLLEVA
- a CDS encoding DUF814 domain-containing protein; this translates as MDGLLIDEQLRALTPLLPAERLAWRFPDDRTAVLPLTAGGALWLNSRPPRPYLLVRPDYPAPSRALTPFQQQLAARAAGPLTGATQAALDRVVTLAFGAAPGFVPTPGVDLVVELTGRNANLLLVEGRRIVGVERQVLADRNRYRELKVGGAYAPPPPYRKADPRSAGPAALAGLLEGRTLADVPRLVDGIGPELAAALRGALAAAGIAPDTALGGAALAAVIRELAALVARPSACLARWAAGADADARAAADAQRLARQRERLGHRLKKELTLARRRLADADAALAAGAAARELRAEADLLLARVGEVPPGAARVRLAGWGGEVVDLDLDPRRSVAANAAARYDQARRREARAERAAEGRSALLAAVTAAENAVAGLAELPPGAVAEALATREGASGAVAGRGPVRRPATPGITFQGPHGFEVVVGRNARDNDRVTFALAKSRDLWLHAQGYRGSHVIVRSAGREVPFETLLFAARLAAGHSEARREARVAVDYTERKNVWRRKGAAPGAVEFAHHKTVLVAPARDDEGARGEGPAT